Part of the uncultured Desulfobacter sp. genome, TTAGGGCTTTTATACGGCCGGGCTACGCGCATAGATGAGGGAATTGAACAACTCAACAAAGCCCTGGCGAAAGATCCCTTTGACCCCATGGTCCTTTTGGAACTGGGGCGGCTTTACATCCGCAACACGGAATACGATCGGGCCATAACGCTTTTGGACAGCATGGCCGACGATAGGTTGCTGGGCGACTGGGCCGTTTTTAACCGCTCTGTTGCCCAGATCCAAACGGGGAATTTGCCGGCAGCCCAAAGGGGACTTGAGCATGTACTTGGCAGCGGGAAACCCGGATTTGAACGGGCCAATTACCACATGGCCGAAATCATGTCCAGACAATCAAAACAGGCCCTGTCCAACTACTATCTGGGGGTCTATTACGCCCGGATACATGACCGACAAAATGCAATCCGCCAACTTGAGCGCGCCGTCGACACCCTGGACGATGAACACATGCGGGAAAAAGCCGAAAACGAGCTTGCGGATCTAAAAGGCAAGGGCAAAAAAAAACGGTTGGAAAGCAGCAGCATGTAGCGGTCCTTTTGTTTAATGCATAGCGTATTGTCACCCTGTAAGCGCCTGTCCCACCATTTTAAAAAGAATTCATTATGCCCCGACAGTCTAAAAAAAGGGTGCTTTCCCCCCCTGCCATTATAGGCTGGTCAAATTCAATTAAAAAAATTACATCTCCCCCTTGAAATAAATAAGGCATGCCTTACAATATACCTCAAAGACAAATCAAAGTCTTTTAATACAAAAAAATTATAAAATTTATATATGAGGTAATAAAATGAGTAAAAAAAGAATCGAAGATTACGTTGAAAACGATCAGGAAAGAAACGAAGGTCATGTAGACACCCGCCATCACAACTTTGAATGTGAGAATCCCGACAAAAACCTGGGATGCGATCCTGGAATCGATGTAGCCGGTTAGCGCATAACAAACGGTACGCAAAAACCAGTACGACATTGCAGAGGCCCAAACTACAAAGAGGCACCTGCAATGTCGTATAAAATTTTCTAATCCAGCCTGTTATAAAGCTGGATTCATATCAATTATGTGCTTAAGGGAGCAAAGAAAAAAAAGGCCAAAAAGGCAAGCAATATGGGAGAATTAATTTTGATCATGGGCCTTAAATATCACACGGTATCAAAACTTTTAAACTGCATGGTAAATGTGCCCCGGCCCTGGGTGGCGGACCGAAGGGCTGTGGAATAGCCGAACATCTTTGACAGGGGAACCACGGCTTTGATGACCTGGATGTCGGTTTTCGGGGTTATGGATTCCACCCTGCCGCCCCTGGCATTGAGGTCGGCGATGGCATCGCCCATATTGGCATCCGGCACAAACACCTCCACATCCATGATGGGTTCAAGCAGACCCATTTTGGCATTTTTCAACGCCTCTTTCACGGCCATGGCCGCACAGACCCCAAACCCAAGTTCCGATGCTTTGCCTTCCTCACTGAATCCGTCAACCAGAACGATTTCAACATCCACAATGGGGTATCCTTTGAGGAACCCGCCATCCAGACTTTGCCTGATCCCGGTCTCAATATTGGCAATATACTGGGGAGCTATCTTCTCTTCGGGGACAAGGGATTTGAAGGTAACACCGCTGCCCCGGCCCAGGGGATTGAGTTCCACCGTGACATCGGCATAATGGGATTTGCCCTGAATCTCCCGGTCGAATACGGCCTGGCCGGTTGAAGGGGCGGTAACAATTTCCCGGTACACCACCTGGGGTTTGCCTACATTCACACTGGTGTTAAATTCCTTGACCATCCTTGAAATAATAATTTCAAGATGAAGCTCGCCCATGCCCGACAAAATGGTCTGGCCGGTCTCCTCATCCTTGCTCACTTTAAGGGTGGGGTCCTCGATCATGAACTTTTCCATCACGTCATCAAGCTTTTCCTGGTCAGCATGGGTCTTGGGCTCAATGGCAATGGAGATTACCGGCAGTGCGTATTCCATCTTTTCAAGCAAAACCGGATGATCCGGGTTGCAGAGGGTGTCGCCGGTGACCGAATTTTTAAGACCCACAATGCCGACAATATCACCCGCGGAGGCCTCATCCAGGCGCTCGCGCTTGTTGGCGTGCATTCGTAAAATTCTGGACAGTTTTTCTTTGCGTTTCAGGGTCGGGTTAAACACATCCTTACCTGAAGAAATTTTTCCGGAATAGATCCGGGCAAAGGAAAGCTTTCGGCCTTCGATCATGGAGACTTTAAAGATAAGTGCCGCCAGCGGCCCGTTCTTCTCCGGCTTGAATTCAAGAACTTCCTCGGTTTCAGGATGCTCACCCTTAACCGGCGGGACATCCTTGGGGCTTGGCAGATAATAGTCGATGGCGTCCAGAAGCGGCTGAACCCCTTTGTTTCTCAGGGCTGATCCGCACAGCACCGGCACCATATCCCGCCGGATGGTTGCCGCCCGGATGGCCGACCGAAGCTCATCCACTGAGATCTCTTCCTCGCCGAGATATTTTTCCATGATCTCATCATCAAGCTCGGACACCGCCTCCAGCAATTTGTCCCGGTACTCTTCGGCCAGGTCCTTGAATTCGTCCTCAATGGGACCGGCCGTGTATTCGGCGCCCAGGCTTTCATCATTCCAGGCAATCTGCTCCATGGTCAAAAGATCGATAACACCCTGGAACCGGTCCTCTGCCCCGATGGGTACCTGGATCATCACCGGATTGGCAGACAGCTTTTCTCTGATGGAATCGCAGGCAGCAAAAAAATCCGCACCCGTGCGGTCCATTTTATTGATAAATGCCATTCTCGGGACCTTGTACCGGTCGGCCTGGCGCCAGACCGTTTCGGACTGGGGCTCCACACCGCCCACGGCACAAAACACACCAATGGCACCGTCCAGAACCCGCAAGGCCCGTTCCACCTCCACGGTGAAATCCACATGGCCCGGGGTGTCGATAATTTGAATGGTGGCCTGTTTCCACTGGCAGTACGTTACGGCCGAGGTAATGGTAATCCCCCGGTCCTGCTCGTCCTGCATCCAGTCCATTGTGGCCTCGCCGTCATGGACTTCGCCTATTTTATGGGATCTGCCCGTGTAATAGAGAATGCGCTCTGTCACCGTGGTCTTGCCCGCGTCAATGTGGGCCATGATCCCGATATTCCGGATCGTTGATATATTTTTTGGCTTACTCATGGGTATCGAATCTCTATTAATATTCAGCTTAGTAATCAGCATAGTGTGATACAGTATTGCCCTTGGGGTGTCAAGAAAATAGCTTGCAAAACACCGCCCGGTCTAATAGAATTATTCTTCTTAATGCAAATCTGTGTGAGATTTGCATGATGCAGCGCCCATCCATCGGGGCGTCCATAAATATTTTTAATTATTATTGTGGTTCATCTGTTTTATGATTCCCGGATTTGAGGCCATAGTTGAGGAACGTATCAAAGCCGCCCAGAAACAGGGGCGGTTTGAAAATCTTGAAGGCAAGGGAAAGCCCTTGATATTTGAGGAGAGTTCCGTGCCCAATGAACTTCGCCTGGCCCATAAAATTTTAAAAAATGCCGGTTTTTTGCCTCCGGAAGTTGAAATCAGAAAACAGATGAGTACTATTCAAGGGCTTATGGACCAAACCGGGCAGCCACCTGTCGATCAGACAAAGCTGCACAAAAAACTAAATTACCTGATGGCCAAGCTTGACGCGGTCCGTTCAACCGGGCCCGGCAATGCCATGGCCCGGGACCAGTACAGAACTTCATTATTGAGAAAAGTCAAATGAGCATACGTAAAAAAGACAAAGACGGCGTATTTAAGAATATTTTTGTTGCTTACTTCATCCTGCTGCTCCATGTATTCCTCCTGGCCGGCATCGGCCTTTCCGTGGTGCTGTTCAAGGGCGTTTATCACTATCTGCCATGGATCATGGGCGCCATTGCCATCCTGGTACTGGCCATTGCCTGGATCATTTACGCCAGAATGCGGGCCACCTCTTCTTCCCTGAGCGAAGTGCTCGGCACCCCGGAATTCCAGGACAGGGCAGTTGAAATACGACTGCTCGGCGGTCTTGCAACCTTTGAAATCAAAGCCAAAGAACAGCCCCTGCTGCCTGACCACACGGGCCTTTCCTCCTATTCGGACACCCGGCTCATCGAAAGTGCAGAGGACAGAGCCGAACGTAAACTGCTTGAACTCAACGCGCTGTATGCAAAGGACCTGATCTCCGAAAAGGAGTTCGAAAAAGCACGCCGGAGCATCATCCAGGGCTGATCTTACCATCACGACCAAAGGAGAGATGTATGAAAAAAATCAGGCTGGCCCTGTTATCGGGCGGGGTGTCCACAGAGCGGGAAGTGTCCTTAAACAGCGGGAATCAGGTGTTTGAAGCCCTTGATAAAGATAAATACGACATCAAACGGTATGATCCTAAATTTGATCTGGCAAAACTTGTCACCGATGCACCGGAGATTGATGCGGCCTTGATTATCCTCCATGGGCCGTTTGGCGAAGACGGCACAGTTCAAGGCCTTTTGGATCTGTTGAACATCCCCTACCAGGGGGCGGGTGTCCTGGGGTCGGCCGTAGCCATGAACAAACTGATCGCCAAAAGACTTTACTGCCAGGCAGGCATCCCCACCCCCGACTATTTATCCATCTGTACCCATAAGCCTGAGCCTGACCCGGACAAGTTAAAGGCCCTTGGACTGCCCATCGTGGTCAAGCCGGTCTGCGCAGGGTCCTCGGTGGGTATGAGCATCGTGTCCGATGAAAAGGATCTGCCCCAGGCCATTAAAAAAGGGTTTGAAAACGATGACACCCTGATCCTGGAAAAATACATCAAGGGTATTGAACTGACCTGCGGGGTGTTGGGCAACCAGGACCCGGAAGCATTGCCCGTCATTGAAATCATCCCTGGCGACGGCCATGAATTTTTTGATTACAAGGCCAAATATACGGCCGGGGCAACCCATGAAATCTGCCCGGCCCGCATTGATGACCAGACCACACGTAAAGTCCAGGAATTAGCTGTTCAGGCCCACAATGCCCTGTTTCTCAAAGGCTATTCCAGAACAGACATGCTGCTTTTGGACGGTCGGCTCCATGTCCTTGAGACCAACACCATCCCCGGCATGACAGCCACCAGTCTTTACCCCCAGTCCGCAACCAAAGCGGGCTATGAATTTGGTGTCCTGATGGACAAATTGATTGAACTTGCCATAGAAGAGAATAAAAGAACGAATTTAAGGAGAGCCCAATGAAAATCCTTGTAGTCGGCAGCGGCGGCCGGGAACATACCCTGGTCTGGAAAATCGCCCAAAGCCCGCTTGCAGATAAAATATACTGCGCCCCGGGAAATGCAGGCACTGCGACCCTGGCTGAAAATGTAAATATCAGCGCCGAAGACGTTGACGGACTGGCAGCATTTGCCGAAAACAACCAGATTGATTTAACAGTTATAGGTCCCGAAGGGCCTTTGGTGGCAGGTATTGCCGATGTATTTGAAAAAAAGGGACTTCCCGTATTCGGGCCCTCCGGCGCTGCGGCACAGCTTGAAGGCTCCAAGGTATTTTCAAAAAATCATATGCTCAAATACGGCATTCCCTGTGCGGCGGGCAAAGCCTTTACCGATCCTGAACGGGCCAAACTCTATGCCAAAGCTATGGGTGCCCCCTGCGTGGTCAAGGCGGACGGTCTGGCTGCGGGCAAGGGCGTTATTGTCTGCACCACCCTTGATGAGGCAAATGCGGCCATTGACGACATGCTGGAAGGCAACAAATTTGGTGATGCCGGGGCCGTGGTGGTGGTGGAAGAGTGCCTCCAGGGCGAAGAGGCCTCTTTTATTGTTCTGACGGACGGCAACACCGTGCTTGCCCTGCCCGAATCCCAGGACCACAAACGTATATTTGATGATGACAAAGGACCCAATACCGGCGGCATGGGCGCCTACTCTCCGGCACCGGTACTGGATCACCTGCTGCGCACAAAAGCCATGGAAGAAGTAATGATTCCGGCGGTAAAAGGCATGGCCAAGGAAGGTACGCCATTTAAAGGGGTGCTCTATGCCGGCCTCATGGTGGACAAGGACACCATCAAGGTGCTGGAATTCAACACCCGCCTTGGTGATCCGGAAACCCAACCCATTCTCATGCGCCTGAAAAACGACCTGGTGCCGTTGATGGAAGCCTGCTGCAACGGGACCCTGCACAACCATAAAATCAATATTGACCCGCGGGCTGCCATGTGTGTGGTCATTGCCGCCGGAGGCTACCCGGGATCATACGAAAAAGGCCATGAAATCACAGGACTGGATCAGGCCAATGCGGTTAAGGATACTGTGGTATTTCATGCCGGCACGGCCATGGAAAATGGTAAAGTCGTGGCATCCGGCGGCCGGGTCCTTGGGGTAACGTCCCTGGGTGACACGGTGGAAGATGCCATCAATACGGCCTATGAAGCCTGCGGCAAAATTGAGTTCAAAGACTGCTTTAAAAGAACGGATATCGGTGCCAAGGCATTGAAGCGCATGGCCATTCAGCCCCAGGTGGGTGTAATCATGGGATCGGACTCTGATTTTCCGGTGATGCAAAAGGCACTGATCATGCTCAAAAAATTTGACATCCCCTACTACGTCACCGTGGCATCGGCCCACAGAACCCCTGAAAAGGCCGTTCAACTGGCTACCCAGGCCCGGGAACAGGGCGTCAAAGTGTTCATTTGCGGGGCAGGCCATGCGGCACATCTGGCCGGTGTCATTGCCGCCCACACCACCCTGCCCGTCTTGGGTGTACCCATTGACTCCAGTGCGCTGCAAGGCATGGATGCACTTCTGGCAACGGTTCAAATGCCTCCCGGCATCCCGGTGTCCACCATGGCCATCGGTAAATCCGGTGCCCAAAATGCGGGAATCACGGCAGCCCAGATCATCGGGGTATCAGATCCGGTGATTGCCGAGAAACTTGCGGCGTTTAAAAAGGAGATGGCGGACAAGGTCGCCCAAAAGGCAGAATCCTTTGCATAAAAGCCCCACCGTCCGATTTTAAGCGTTAAAAAATGAGCCAAAACAAAATCATCCGGGTGGACAAAGACCACCCGGAGTCCCAGATCATACACCAGGCCGCCGGCATACTTGACACCGGCGGCCTGGTGATTTTTCCGGCAGCCTGCCTTTACGGTGTTGCCGCCAACGCCCTGTCCGGTGATGCCGTTGAAAAGGTGTTCCAACTCAAACAGCGCCCCCGCAACAATCCCATTCTGGTTCTAATAAAAAACAGGGAGCAGCTTGACACACTTGTGGCAAATATTCCGGACGCTGCCAGGCGCCTTATGGATAAATTCTGGCCCGGCGGCATGACCCTAGTCTTTGAAGCCGCCGATTGTGTGAACCCCAAACTTATGGCAGGGAAAAACAAATTAGGCGTTCGTCTGCCCAGGCATCCAGTGGCCCAAGCCCTGGTCGGCAGCGTTGATTTTCCCGTCACCGGCACCAGTGCCAACCTCTCCGGCCAGCCCGGGTGCACCCGGACAGATATGCTGTGCCCTGAAATCATCGAAAAAACCAACCTGGTACTGGATGCAGGTTTGGTCCAGGGCGGTACCGGTTCAACGGTGGTGGATGTCACCTGCACCCCCCCAAAGATCCTGCGCCGGGGCGCAGTTCCCGCCACGGACATTTATGCCTGCCTGAAAGGGTGAATAAAACAACCGGGCCTATCTCTTGCGCCCCCTCAAGAACCCAAACCCCGCCCCAAAAAGTCCGCCGGCCAGATGGCCAAAGTGGGAAATATGATCATCCTTAAAAATCTGCGTCAATTCAGATCCAATATAAATCACGGCCACCACCATAAAGGCCAGGGGAATTTCGCCGTTTTTAAAATTTGAAAAAGAGCTGAGCAGGATCATCATAAACACCAGCCCGCTGCCCCCCACAAGGGAGGTATGAAATACCATTGCACTGATCAATGCGGTTGCCGCAGCCGTTATCACCATCATCTCAAAGATCAGCCATGACCCGTATTTTTCTTCCAGAAGCGGCCCCAGCAAAAGAATCATGATCAAGTTGCCCTTAAAATGGGTCCAGCCGGCATGGGCCAGGACATATGTAAACAGCCGGGCATAAAACCCAGGATCAGAAAACGCCGGCCGGGATGGAGATGCCAGGCTCATCCCCAGAAAATTTGAGACCGGCAGGGCAAGACAGATCAGTGCAAGCAAGGCATAGGTCAAAACCACAGGTGAATTGTACCTGATTTTCATAGAACCCCCAAAAAAAAGAAGATGCAGCCACGGGCGGAGCGGCCTGTCAACACCCAGACCCCGCCCGGAAAAATATTGAAAGATCTGAAAAGGTTACACAGACTTTCCCAAAAAATGCCGACAAAAGAGCAGCACATCATG contains:
- the purD gene encoding phosphoribosylamine--glycine ligase — its product is MKILVVGSGGREHTLVWKIAQSPLADKIYCAPGNAGTATLAENVNISAEDVDGLAAFAENNQIDLTVIGPEGPLVAGIADVFEKKGLPVFGPSGAAAQLEGSKVFSKNHMLKYGIPCAAGKAFTDPERAKLYAKAMGAPCVVKADGLAAGKGVIVCTTLDEANAAIDDMLEGNKFGDAGAVVVVEECLQGEEASFIVLTDGNTVLALPESQDHKRIFDDDKGPNTGGMGAYSPAPVLDHLLRTKAMEEVMIPAVKGMAKEGTPFKGVLYAGLMVDKDTIKVLEFNTRLGDPETQPILMRLKNDLVPLMEACCNGTLHNHKINIDPRAAMCVVIAAGGYPGSYEKGHEITGLDQANAVKDTVVFHAGTAMENGKVVASGGRVLGVTSLGDTVEDAINTAYEACGKIEFKDCFKRTDIGAKALKRMAIQPQVGVIMGSDSDFPVMQKALIMLKKFDIPYYVTVASAHRTPEKAVQLATQAREQGVKVFICGAGHAAHLAGVIAAHTTLPVLGVPIDSSALQGMDALLATVQMPPGIPVSTMAIGKSGAQNAGITAAQIIGVSDPVIAEKLAAFKKEMADKVAQKAESFA
- the fusA gene encoding elongation factor G, with the protein product MSKPKNISTIRNIGIMAHIDAGKTTVTERILYYTGRSHKIGEVHDGEATMDWMQDEQDRGITITSAVTYCQWKQATIQIIDTPGHVDFTVEVERALRVLDGAIGVFCAVGGVEPQSETVWRQADRYKVPRMAFINKMDRTGADFFAACDSIREKLSANPVMIQVPIGAEDRFQGVIDLLTMEQIAWNDESLGAEYTAGPIEDEFKDLAEEYRDKLLEAVSELDDEIMEKYLGEEEISVDELRSAIRAATIRRDMVPVLCGSALRNKGVQPLLDAIDYYLPSPKDVPPVKGEHPETEEVLEFKPEKNGPLAALIFKVSMIEGRKLSFARIYSGKISSGKDVFNPTLKRKEKLSRILRMHANKRERLDEASAGDIVGIVGLKNSVTGDTLCNPDHPVLLEKMEYALPVISIAIEPKTHADQEKLDDVMEKFMIEDPTLKVSKDEETGQTILSGMGELHLEIIISRMVKEFNTSVNVGKPQVVYREIVTAPSTGQAVFDREIQGKSHYADVTVELNPLGRGSGVTFKSLVPEEKIAPQYIANIETGIRQSLDGGFLKGYPIVDVEIVLVDGFSEEGKASELGFGVCAAMAVKEALKNAKMGLLEPIMDVEVFVPDANMGDAIADLNARGGRVESITPKTDIQVIKAVVPLSKMFGYSTALRSATQGRGTFTMQFKSFDTV
- a CDS encoding SHOCT domain-containing protein, whose protein sequence is MSIRKKDKDGVFKNIFVAYFILLLHVFLLAGIGLSVVLFKGVYHYLPWIMGAIAILVLAIAWIIYARMRATSSSLSEVLGTPEFQDRAVEIRLLGGLATFEIKAKEQPLLPDHTGLSSYSDTRLIESAEDRAERKLLELNALYAKDLISEKEFEKARRSIIQG
- a CDS encoding DUF1992 domain-containing protein encodes the protein MIPGFEAIVEERIKAAQKQGRFENLEGKGKPLIFEESSVPNELRLAHKILKNAGFLPPEVEIRKQMSTIQGLMDQTGQPPVDQTKLHKKLNYLMAKLDAVRSTGPGNAMARDQYRTSLLRKVK
- a CDS encoding D-alanine--D-alanine ligase, which produces MKKIRLALLSGGVSTEREVSLNSGNQVFEALDKDKYDIKRYDPKFDLAKLVTDAPEIDAALIILHGPFGEDGTVQGLLDLLNIPYQGAGVLGSAVAMNKLIAKRLYCQAGIPTPDYLSICTHKPEPDPDKLKALGLPIVVKPVCAGSSVGMSIVSDEKDLPQAIKKGFENDDTLILEKYIKGIELTCGVLGNQDPEALPVIEIIPGDGHEFFDYKAKYTAGATHEICPARIDDQTTRKVQELAVQAHNALFLKGYSRTDMLLLDGRLHVLETNTIPGMTATSLYPQSATKAGYEFGVLMDKLIELAIEENKRTNLRRAQ
- a CDS encoding rhomboid family intramembrane serine protease; this translates as MKIRYNSPVVLTYALLALICLALPVSNFLGMSLASPSRPAFSDPGFYARLFTYVLAHAGWTHFKGNLIMILLLGPLLEEKYGSWLIFEMMVITAAATALISAMVFHTSLVGGSGLVFMMILLSSFSNFKNGEIPLAFMVVAVIYIGSELTQIFKDDHISHFGHLAGGLFGAGFGFLRGRKR
- a CDS encoding L-threonylcarbamoyladenylate synthase; amino-acid sequence: MSQNKIIRVDKDHPESQIIHQAAGILDTGGLVIFPAACLYGVAANALSGDAVEKVFQLKQRPRNNPILVLIKNREQLDTLVANIPDAARRLMDKFWPGGMTLVFEAADCVNPKLMAGKNKLGVRLPRHPVAQALVGSVDFPVTGTSANLSGQPGCTRTDMLCPEIIEKTNLVLDAGLVQGGTGSTVVDVTCTPPKILRRGAVPATDIYACLKG